In Eriocheir sinensis breed Jianghai 21 chromosome 8, ASM2467909v1, whole genome shotgun sequence, the following proteins share a genomic window:
- the LOC126995525 gene encoding uncharacterized protein KIAA1522-like isoform X2: MQHSLLDGQPSSSPAPCSRTPPPPPPRSCHNTPRTSLAPPLPPPRQYMLVPINQPLGALQRASPPLAPPRSTSVHRASPPPPPRPSAPHLPLPVEEWSEGPPLPPPPVLSSHTTPPQHALTPVPEESSTPQSPVHSRSPQLSSPVSDGTPPTVIPLSDPLPSYTLPPKHSPSPSCSSDEPPALPPPPEDEQDEEELPPPPPPPPPIESEDEVAPPLPLPPPPPDVLLSPPSPLSPLQGKVEPSTPLSLTQTPALPDLCMANSHNDQSSAPSSDPDLPPTAVDDIAILPSTKHPNITASQKPPMPNSRAVDASAAPPPPPIPGAPHAPPSSQPEPPCAPPPGPNTGEATKPSLITTSPYGKMVVVRSDLPLPSPEEEVRIAFTAAKDWGFLTEGEDTLSVYTQLRPVIQQGPQCGLVALSMASQVFPQTVEVEELLAAGRAQGITQHGEMFSATKLARLAEKTVSGLQAEVRRDVLSSPATLLQLLLQGDLVLVPYDAERNHQPGLKGGHKAHWGVVCGCLIQSPALTYPTTSAKLDSHVDQLWHLRPRSRAGRSRSVTPCTPTLPGCSRTGQRSLRTPDGASGREGTPFSVSCSRVNTPMLVDLRNDEELKLVPLWRQGKSRKVVAAPLDQLCESNDQLISYPSPSTPHEAEFVVESVQDGLAGQVVVLHKTKVALSDLVGLLQDK; the protein is encoded by the exons ATGCAGCATAG CCTCCTGGATGGTCAGCCTTCATCCTCGCCAGCACCCTGCTCCaggacccctccccctcccccccctcgctcCTGCCACAACACTCCCAGGACATCCTTGGCACCCCCGTTACCCCCGCCACGGCAATATATGCTCGTGCCCATTAACCAGCCTCTTGGAGCGTTGCAGCGAGCTAGCCCTCCACTTGCACCACCCAGATCCACATCTGTCCATAGggcctcacctccaccccctccccgtccctctgCCCCTCACCTACCACTTCCAGTAGAGGAGTGGAGCGAGGGACCTCCATTGCCTCCACCCCCCGTGTTGTcctcccacaccacaccaccacaacatgCACTCACTCCAGTGCCAGAGGAGTCCTCAACTCCACAGTCACCTGTACACTCCAGAAGTCCCCAGCTAAGTTCCCCTGTAAGTGATGGAACTCCTCCAACAGTGATCCCACTATCAGATCCACTGCCTTCCTATACGCTGCCACCAAAGCActcaccttccccctcctgtaGCAGTGATGAACCTCCTGCCCTCCCACCTCCTCCAGAGGATGAGCAAGATGAGGAAGAactaccacccccacctcctccccctcctcctatagAGTCTGAAGATGAGGttgctcctccactccctcttcctcctcctcctccagatgtACTGCTtagtcctccctctcccctttctcctttacaAGGCAAGGTTGAGCCATCCACTCCTCTCAGTCTCACTCAAACGCCTGCCCTTCCTGATTTGTGCATGGCTAACTCACATAATGACCAAAGTAGTGCTCCTTCCTCAGACCCTGACCTGCCGCCAACTGCAGTAGATGACATAGCTATCCTGCCGTCAACTAAGCACCCCAACATCACTGCCTCACAAAAGCCTCCAATGCCAAACTCACGAGCAGTAGATGCCTCTGcggcccctcccccgccccccattCCAGGTGCCCCGCATGCTCCTCCATCCTCCCAGCCAGAGCCTCCTTGTGCCCCACCTCCAGGACCTAACACTGGAGAAGCGACCAAACCCTCcctcatcaccacatcaccatacgggaagatggtggtggtacgCTCTGACCTGCCCCTCCCAAGCcctgaggaggaggtgaggattgCCTTCACGGCAGCCAAGGATTGGGGTTTCCTAACGGAGGGCGAGGACACCCTCTCGGTGTACACCCAGCTGCGACCAGTCATCCAGCAGGGACCTCA GTGTGGGCTGGTGGCACTGAGCATGGCTTCACAAGTGTTCCCGCAGACAGTGGAAGTGGAGGAACTGCTGGCGGCAGGGCGGGCACAAGGCATCACTCAGCACGGTGAGATGTTCAGTGCAACAAAGCTGGCAAGGCTGGCAGAGAAAACAGTATCAGGGCTGCAGGCAGAGGTGAGGCGGGATGTACTAAGCAGCCCTGCCACCCTCCTTCAGCTGCTACTACAGGGTGATCTTGTGCTGGTCCC GTACGATGCGGAGAGAAACCATCAGCCAGGCCTGAAGGGAGGGCACAAGGCCCACTGGGGAGTAGTGTGTGGGTGTCTGATTCAAAGCCCTGCCCTCACTTACCCCACTACATCTGCCAAACTAGATTCCCACGTGGATCAGTTATGGCATCTGCGACCTCGCAGCAGGGCAGGACGGAGCAGGAGTGTTACCCCTTGTACTCCCACACTACCAGGCTGTTCCAGGACAGGGCAGCGAAGCCTCAGGACACCGGATGGAGCAAGTGGTAGAGAAGGAACACCTTTCAGCGTGAGCTGCAGTCGTGTTAACACACCAATGTTGGTTGATTTGCGGAATGATGAGGAGCTGAAATTAGTGCCACTGTGGCGACAAGGCAAGAGTCGCAAGGTGGTGGCAGCACCTTTGGACCAACTATGTGAAAGTAATGACCAGCTAATctcctacccctccccttccaccccacaTGAAGCAGAGTTTGTGGTCGAGTCTGTCCAGGATGGGCTGGCAGGTCAAGTGGTGGTGTTACACAAAACCAAAGTGGCACTGTCAGACCTTGTAGGCCTCCTGCAAGATAAGTAA
- the LOC126995525 gene encoding nascent polypeptide-associated complex subunit alpha, muscle-specific form-like isoform X1: protein MTLAVGGVPSAQPSAAPSTPSARPPTPPLRHHPRRHVLIPKVPPLPHTYFSMDADPTSLSSHLSASPEVFSSSSPSPPPPPPSYLISEFPPADLPPPPPLALWQDMASRRYMCCYDPPSPEIKSEYDPQLPPGFFSAPDVFPSSPPPPPVPPPPRPSPPPPPTPPVRRPSGDTSHAHNAATFVTAMDQPESVMESESYGEEAFETSSTTSLMSSSTLTATYYQTPESATSPLPPHALRVSPISTDAVTTSSRIDNDSLTPSSDISSIPSAFSINQEYFMETSTSNFAPQASVITDAKYDVESPSLSVFSLVTDSKLEQCESSTRAVEIYTRKESFKNESESGSSVPSIISCTTNDTAGPAVMSSPLSTDVPSLPSLPSDPDSASSGFGSLTTDTWSLSTEVDSQTGDESSVRTKISGSSPSEAVYATAESGMTSPAFTGSCTITPMPTDYLSPHSRSPTLTPSASPIPSSPLPYFEAVQLPHKTQCPSGPEDITNKEAASPEALQLNVKGVSSVSREPLQTVDGGVTAASPEHLQTADEITSAPLEPMQLADEGVTSASPETLQAAVEGITSVPPEQFQAADGVTSTPPPNFLTKQPDPFAHSSSYRFNQLAQGHSSPTPNTDISQSSISQVNEQRTSQSKPPSGFVSPHRHTETASLTPSQLNNGSVLSASQEPLQTANGGVTSAPSEQQTIDEVTEESSSSIELIDRVPSSPVISYLSERVNDEIKISSGMPPIPVSVSNGRFCEQITEPQSNVVIGKEEEQNAGITNESEKRESIYENEGTGYVEEGANFVEECRENVYSQVVRDVNGNISYLGLRDGGEVRLENGEEARESRSEVQNETDTQTMKSLPVDTIHPTEGTLERQIESHGNISPEDLTPLLSPVSSLTCSHISGSVVSSLLDTRQRETSHNLISLHPEQFPPSCNERGNLFLCNETLSPLSQCSLVSPKPRPQRAAQVSSTSKDAIDVLDAVVVTLKNLSAGLPMSQALIAPEVLSSESEPVTELREADQPLTQEAEACGKLPNGEHQSQDRDTEELNVAACKPPLCPTSHDLLPHPTPLSPTLLSHSSISTSSLLNVGVSASHGEQSQCVSSQSPSPTTNIIHPASSVAPSSWNMSHTDPEYLHSSHSLNDHVNTSALMKGAIEVSSEEGAHFHSCLTDFQDSLPMVCKMPSPSLYSSPQTGSLLDGQPSSSPAPCSRTPPPPPPRSCHNTPRTSLAPPLPPPRQYMLVPINQPLGALQRASPPLAPPRSTSVHRASPPPPPRPSAPHLPLPVEEWSEGPPLPPPPVLSSHTTPPQHALTPVPEESSTPQSPVHSRSPQLSSPVSDGTPPTVIPLSDPLPSYTLPPKHSPSPSCSSDEPPALPPPPEDEQDEEELPPPPPPPPPIESEDEVAPPLPLPPPPPDVLLSPPSPLSPLQGKVEPSTPLSLTQTPALPDLCMANSHNDQSSAPSSDPDLPPTAVDDIAILPSTKHPNITASQKPPMPNSRAVDASAAPPPPPIPGAPHAPPSSQPEPPCAPPPGPNTGEATKPSLITTSPYGKMVVVRSDLPLPSPEEEVRIAFTAAKDWGFLTEGEDTLSVYTQLRPVIQQGPQCGLVALSMASQVFPQTVEVEELLAAGRAQGITQHGEMFSATKLARLAEKTVSGLQAEVRRDVLSSPATLLQLLLQGDLVLVPYDAERNHQPGLKGGHKAHWGVVCGCLIQSPALTYPTTSAKLDSHVDQLWHLRPRSRAGRSRSVTPCTPTLPGCSRTGQRSLRTPDGASGREGTPFSVSCSRVNTPMLVDLRNDEELKLVPLWRQGKSRKVVAAPLDQLCESNDQLISYPSPSTPHEAEFVVESVQDGLAGQVVVLHKTKVALSDLVGLLQDK, encoded by the exons ATGACACTGGCTGTTGGAGGCGTGCCCTCTGCCCAGCCATCTGCCGCCCCCAGCACCCCCTCGGCGCGCCCCCCAACCCCGCCTCTCCGGCACCATCCTCGTAGACACGTTTTGATCCCCAAGGTTCCTCCACTCCCCCACACTTATTTTTCCATGGATGCAGACCCTACCTCCTTGTCCTCTCACTTGTCCGCCTCTCCCGAAGTCTTTTCGAgctcctcaccttccccccctcctcccccaccctcataTCTCATCTCAGAATTCCCTCCtgctgaccttcctcctcctccccctctggcACTGTGGCAGGACATGGCCTCTCGCCGCTACATGTGTTGCTATGACCCTCCGTCCCCAGAGATTAAATCAGAGTATGACCCGCAGCTCCCTCCTGGTTTCTTTTCTGCACCTGACGTCTTCCCgtcgtctcctccacctccacctgttccccctccccctaggccttcccctccccctcccccaacaccacCTGTCCGACGGCCATCTGGGGACACGTCTCATGCGCATAATGCCGCCACCTTTGTTACTGCAATGGATCAGCCTGAGTCAGTGATGGAGTCTGAAAGCTATGGGGAAGAAGCCTTCGAAACTTCTTCTACAACTAGTTTGATGTCATCATCAACACTGACAGCAACGTATTATCAGACACCAGAATCGGCCACATCTCCGCTGCCTCCGCACGCCCTTCGCGTGTCGCCGATCTCTACCGACGCTGTTACTACATCCTCTCGAATAGACAATGATAGCCTGACACCTTCTAGTGATATCTCATCGATTCCAAGTGCTTTCAGCATCAATCAGGAATACTTTATGGAAACAAGTACTTCAAACTTTGCTCCACAAGCGTCGGTAATTACTGATGCCAAGTATGATGTTGAGTCGCCTAGTTTGTCAGTTTTTTCCCTTGTCACGGATTCGAAGCTTGAGCAGTGCGAGTCTTCAACGCGAGCAGtagaaatatatacacgaaaGGAATCATTCAAGAATGAAAGCGAAAGTGGCAGTTCAGTACCAAGTATTATTTCTTGCACTACCAATGACACTGCTGGACCAGCTGTGATGTCGTCGCCACTCTCCACAGATGTTCCATCATTACCCTCACTTCCATCAGATCCGGATTCAGCATCTTCTGGCTTTGGGTCACTCACAACAGACACATGGTCACTTTCAACAGAAGTTGATTCCCAGACTGGAGACGAATCTTCAGTAAGAACAAAAATCTCCGGCTCTTCGCCTTCAGAAGCCGTTTACGCTACAGCCGAAAGTGGGATGACATCTCCGGCCTTCACGGGCTCCTGCACCATCACGCCCATGCCAACAGACTACCTCTCACCTCACTCCCGCAGTCCTACCCTGACACCCTCGGCTtcacctattccttcttctcccctaccTTACTTCGAGGCTGTTCAGCTCCCACATAAAACCCAATGCCCCTCAGGTCCAGAGGACATCACGAACAAAGAGGCTGCTTCACCAGAAGCCTTGCAGCTAAACGTGAAAGGAGTGTCGTCAGTTTCACGAGAACCCTTGCAAACAGTCGATGGAGGAGTGACAGCAGCATCACCTGAACACTTGCAAACAGCTGATGAAATAACTTCAGCCCCACTGGAACCCATGCAATTAGCTGATGAAGGAGTAACATCTGCATCACCAGAAACATTGCAGGCAGCTGTTGAAGGAATTACATCAGTACCACCAGAACAGTTTCAAGCAGCAGATGGagtaacatcaacaccaccacctaatTTTCTAACAAAACAGCCAGACCCTTTTGCTCACAGCTCCAGCTATAGGTTCAATCAACTTGCTCAGGGGCATAGCTCCCCCACCCCAAACACAGACATCTCTCAGTCTTCCATATCACAAGTTAATGAACAACGCACAAGCCAAAGCAAACCACCAAGTGGGTTTGTTTCAcctcacagacacacagagacagctTCGCTGACACCCTCGCAGCTGAACAATGGATCTGTGTTGTCAGCCTCACAGGAACCCTTGCAAACAGCCAATGGAGGAGTCACATCAGCACCATCAGAACAGCAAACAATTGATGAAGTAACAGAGGAAAGTTCCAGTAGTATTGAGCTTATAGACAGGGTGCCATCAAGTCCAGTTATCAGCTATTTGTCTGAAAGAGTTAATGATGAAATAAAGATAAGTTCTGGAATGCCTCCCATCCCAGTCTCAGTAAGCAATGGAAGATTCTGTGAACAAATAACTGAGCCACAGAGTAATGTtgtgataggaaaggaagaagaacagaatgCAGGAATCACtaatgaaagtgaaaagagagaatCAATATATGAAAATGAAGGTACAGGCTATGTAGAGGAGGGAGCTAATTTTGTGGAGGAATGCAGAGAAAATGTTTACAGCCAAGTGGTGAGAGATGTGAATGGAAATATTAGTTACTTAGGGTTGAGGGATGGGGGTGAAGTACGACTAGAGAATGgggaagaagcaagagagagCAGATCAGAAGTACAGAatgagacagacacacaaaccatGAAGTCTCTACCTGTTGACACCATCCATCCCACTGAGGGGACACTTGAGAGACAGATTGAAAGCCATGGGAACATTTCTCCAGAAGACTTGACACCCCTGCTTTCCCCAGTATCATCCCTGACTTGTTCTCATATCAGTGGCAGTGTAGTTTCATCCCTTCTTGACACGAGACAACGTGAGACTTCACACAATCTCATCTCTCTCCATCCCGAGCAATTTCCCCCTAGCTGTAATGAGAGGGGCAACCTATTCCTATGCAATGAGACATTATCACCTTTATCACAGTGCAGCCTGGTGTCCCCAAAACCAAGGCCTCAAAGGGCAGCTCAAGTGTCCAGCACATCTAAAGATGCTATAGATGTgcttgatgctgttgttgttacttTAAAAAATCTCTCAGCTGGTCTTCCAATGTCCCAAGCCCTGATAGCTCCAGAAGTTTTGTCTTCAGAATCAGAACCAGTCACAGAGCTGAGAGAGGCTGATCAACCTCTAACCCAAGAGGCTGAGGCATGTGGAAAACTTCCCAATGGAGAGCACCAGTCCCAGGATAGAGACACTGAGGAACTGAATGTGGCAGCCTGCAAACCTCCACTGTGTCCTACATCACATGACTTGCTTCCACATCCTACACCCTTATCACCAACCCTACTGTCACATTCCTCTATCTCTACATCCTCACTGCTGAATGTGGGTGTGAGTGCATCTCATGGTGAGCAATCCCAGTGTGTATCTTCCCAGAGTCCCTCACCAACTACTAACATCATACATCCTGCCAGCAGTGTAGCTCCCTCATCCTGGAACATGTCTCACACAGACCCTGAATACCTCCATTCATCACACAGCCTTAATGACCATGTTAACACATCAGCACTTATGAAAGGCGCCATAGAAGTTTCCTCTGAAGAGGGAGCACATTTTCATTCCTGCCTGACAGACTTTCAGGACAGTTTGCCAATGGTGTGCAAGATGCCTTCTCCTTCATTGTATTCTTCTCCTCAAACCGGCAGCCTCCTGGATGGTCAGCCTTCATCCTCGCCAGCACCCTGCTCCaggacccctccccctcccccccctcgctcCTGCCACAACACTCCCAGGACATCCTTGGCACCCCCGTTACCCCCGCCACGGCAATATATGCTCGTGCCCATTAACCAGCCTCTTGGAGCGTTGCAGCGAGCTAGCCCTCCACTTGCACCACCCAGATCCACATCTGTCCATAGggcctcacctccaccccctccccgtccctctgCCCCTCACCTACCACTTCCAGTAGAGGAGTGGAGCGAGGGACCTCCATTGCCTCCACCCCCCGTGTTGTcctcccacaccacaccaccacaacatgCACTCACTCCAGTGCCAGAGGAGTCCTCAACTCCACAGTCACCTGTACACTCCAGAAGTCCCCAGCTAAGTTCCCCTGTAAGTGATGGAACTCCTCCAACAGTGATCCCACTATCAGATCCACTGCCTTCCTATACGCTGCCACCAAAGCActcaccttccccctcctgtaGCAGTGATGAACCTCCTGCCCTCCCACCTCCTCCAGAGGATGAGCAAGATGAGGAAGAactaccacccccacctcctccccctcctcctatagAGTCTGAAGATGAGGttgctcctccactccctcttcctcctcctcctccagatgtACTGCTtagtcctccctctcccctttctcctttacaAGGCAAGGTTGAGCCATCCACTCCTCTCAGTCTCACTCAAACGCCTGCCCTTCCTGATTTGTGCATGGCTAACTCACATAATGACCAAAGTAGTGCTCCTTCCTCAGACCCTGACCTGCCGCCAACTGCAGTAGATGACATAGCTATCCTGCCGTCAACTAAGCACCCCAACATCACTGCCTCACAAAAGCCTCCAATGCCAAACTCACGAGCAGTAGATGCCTCTGcggcccctcccccgccccccattCCAGGTGCCCCGCATGCTCCTCCATCCTCCCAGCCAGAGCCTCCTTGTGCCCCACCTCCAGGACCTAACACTGGAGAAGCGACCAAACCCTCcctcatcaccacatcaccatacgggaagatggtggtggtacgCTCTGACCTGCCCCTCCCAAGCcctgaggaggaggtgaggattgCCTTCACGGCAGCCAAGGATTGGGGTTTCCTAACGGAGGGCGAGGACACCCTCTCGGTGTACACCCAGCTGCGACCAGTCATCCAGCAGGGACCTCA GTGTGGGCTGGTGGCACTGAGCATGGCTTCACAAGTGTTCCCGCAGACAGTGGAAGTGGAGGAACTGCTGGCGGCAGGGCGGGCACAAGGCATCACTCAGCACGGTGAGATGTTCAGTGCAACAAAGCTGGCAAGGCTGGCAGAGAAAACAGTATCAGGGCTGCAGGCAGAGGTGAGGCGGGATGTACTAAGCAGCCCTGCCACCCTCCTTCAGCTGCTACTACAGGGTGATCTTGTGCTGGTCCC GTACGATGCGGAGAGAAACCATCAGCCAGGCCTGAAGGGAGGGCACAAGGCCCACTGGGGAGTAGTGTGTGGGTGTCTGATTCAAAGCCCTGCCCTCACTTACCCCACTACATCTGCCAAACTAGATTCCCACGTGGATCAGTTATGGCATCTGCGACCTCGCAGCAGGGCAGGACGGAGCAGGAGTGTTACCCCTTGTACTCCCACACTACCAGGCTGTTCCAGGACAGGGCAGCGAAGCCTCAGGACACCGGATGGAGCAAGTGGTAGAGAAGGAACACCTTTCAGCGTGAGCTGCAGTCGTGTTAACACACCAATGTTGGTTGATTTGCGGAATGATGAGGAGCTGAAATTAGTGCCACTGTGGCGACAAGGCAAGAGTCGCAAGGTGGTGGCAGCACCTTTGGACCAACTATGTGAAAGTAATGACCAGCTAATctcctacccctccccttccaccccacaTGAAGCAGAGTTTGTGGTCGAGTCTGTCCAGGATGGGCTGGCAGGTCAAGTGGTGGTGTTACACAAAACCAAAGTGGCACTGTCAGACCTTGTAGGCCTCCTGCAAGATAAGTAA
- the LOC126995525 gene encoding UPF0692 protein C19orf54-like isoform X3 codes for MPNSRAVDASAAPPPPPIPGAPHAPPSSQPEPPCAPPPGPNTGEATKPSLITTSPYGKMVVVRSDLPLPSPEEEVRIAFTAAKDWGFLTEGEDTLSVYTQLRPVIQQGPQCGLVALSMASQVFPQTVEVEELLAAGRAQGITQHGEMFSATKLARLAEKTVSGLQAEVRRDVLSSPATLLQLLLQGDLVLVPYDAERNHQPGLKGGHKAHWGVVCGCLIQSPALTYPTTSAKLDSHVDQLWHLRPRSRAGRSRSVTPCTPTLPGCSRTGQRSLRTPDGASGREGTPFSVSCSRVNTPMLVDLRNDEELKLVPLWRQGKSRKVVAAPLDQLCESNDQLISYPSPSTPHEAEFVVESVQDGLAGQVVVLHKTKVALSDLVGLLQDK; via the exons ATGCCAAACTCACGAGCAGTAGATGCCTCTGcggcccctcccccgccccccattCCAGGTGCCCCGCATGCTCCTCCATCCTCCCAGCCAGAGCCTCCTTGTGCCCCACCTCCAGGACCTAACACTGGAGAAGCGACCAAACCCTCcctcatcaccacatcaccatacgggaagatggtggtggtacgCTCTGACCTGCCCCTCCCAAGCcctgaggaggaggtgaggattgCCTTCACGGCAGCCAAGGATTGGGGTTTCCTAACGGAGGGCGAGGACACCCTCTCGGTGTACACCCAGCTGCGACCAGTCATCCAGCAGGGACCTCA GTGTGGGCTGGTGGCACTGAGCATGGCTTCACAAGTGTTCCCGCAGACAGTGGAAGTGGAGGAACTGCTGGCGGCAGGGCGGGCACAAGGCATCACTCAGCACGGTGAGATGTTCAGTGCAACAAAGCTGGCAAGGCTGGCAGAGAAAACAGTATCAGGGCTGCAGGCAGAGGTGAGGCGGGATGTACTAAGCAGCCCTGCCACCCTCCTTCAGCTGCTACTACAGGGTGATCTTGTGCTGGTCCC GTACGATGCGGAGAGAAACCATCAGCCAGGCCTGAAGGGAGGGCACAAGGCCCACTGGGGAGTAGTGTGTGGGTGTCTGATTCAAAGCCCTGCCCTCACTTACCCCACTACATCTGCCAAACTAGATTCCCACGTGGATCAGTTATGGCATCTGCGACCTCGCAGCAGGGCAGGACGGAGCAGGAGTGTTACCCCTTGTACTCCCACACTACCAGGCTGTTCCAGGACAGGGCAGCGAAGCCTCAGGACACCGGATGGAGCAAGTGGTAGAGAAGGAACACCTTTCAGCGTGAGCTGCAGTCGTGTTAACACACCAATGTTGGTTGATTTGCGGAATGATGAGGAGCTGAAATTAGTGCCACTGTGGCGACAAGGCAAGAGTCGCAAGGTGGTGGCAGCACCTTTGGACCAACTATGTGAAAGTAATGACCAGCTAATctcctacccctccccttccaccccacaTGAAGCAGAGTTTGTGGTCGAGTCTGTCCAGGATGGGCTGGCAGGTCAAGTGGTGGTGTTACACAAAACCAAAGTGGCACTGTCAGACCTTGTAGGCCTCCTGCAAGATAAGTAA
- the LOC126995526 gene encoding DNA polymerase beta-like, with product MSSKRKAPSADGNPNADICDMLIELADYEKNVNRNIHKYNAYRNAASVIAQHPTRITSGKEARQLKGVGDKISKKIDEFLNTGKLEKLEKIRADDTNVAINLLTRVSGIGPAKAKELVAEGITSLEDLRKHQDKLTHHQQIGLKYFEDFEKRIPREEIEQIEKLLKKYTSAIDTEYLITICGSYRRGASSSGDVDALLTHPSYTSEATKAPKMLSQVVKELKNKELVTDTLSMGDTKFMGVCLLRQGLPYRRLDLRLLPHDQYFCGILYFTGSDMFNKAMRAHALEQGFTLNEYCLRPLGSTGVPGEVLPVTCEEDVFDYISYTYKEPHQRNM from the exons ATGAGCAGCAAACGCAAGGCTCCCTCGGCAGATGGGAACCCCAACGCTGACATCTGTGACATGCTCATTG AACTTGCagattatgaaaaaaatgtaaatcggAACATCCACAAATACAACGCCTACCGAAATGCAGCTTCTGTCATTGCCCAGCACCCAACCCGCATCACAAGTGGGAAGGAGGCCCGGCAGCTGAAGGGAGTTGGTGATAAAATTTCCAAGAAAATTGATGAGTTTCTCAACACAGGAAAACTGGAAAAGTTAGAAAAG ATCCGAGCAGATGACACCAATGTTGCCATCAACCTTCTGACTCGAGTGTCAGGCATAGGTCCTGCCAAAGCCAAGGAACTGGTGGCGGAGGGCATCACCTCCTTAGAGGATCTCCGCAAGCACCAGGACAAACTTACCCACCATCAGCAAATTGGACTGAA ATATTTTGAAGATTTTGAGAAGAGGATACCCAGAGAAGAAATTGAGCAAATTGAGAAACTTTTAAAGAAATACACAAGTGCAATAGATACTGAATATTTGATCACTATCTGTGGCAGTTACAG ACGTGGGGCGTCCAGCAGTGGGGATGTGGATGCCCTGCTGACCCACCCGTCCTACACTTCAGAGGCCACCAAGGCTCCCAAAATGCTGAGTCAGGTGGTGAAGGAGTTGAAAAACAAAGAGCTGGTTACAGACACCCTGTCCATGGGAGATACAAAGTTTATG GGCGTGTGTCTCCTGAGGCAGGGGCTGCCCTACAGGCGGCTGGACCTTCGTCTGTTGCCCCATGATCAGTATTTCTGTGGGATCCTTTACTTTACTGGTTCTGATATGTTCAACAAAGCTATGCGAGCTCATGCACTGGAGCAGGGATTCACACTCAACGAATACTGCCTCAGGCCATTAGGCAGCACTG GTGTTCCTGGTGAAGTTCTACCTGTGACTTGTGAGGAAGATGTCTTTGATTACATCAGTTACACGTACAAGGAGCCTCATCAGCGAAACATGTAG